A stretch of the Haloplanus aerogenes genome encodes the following:
- the dacZ gene encoding diadenylate cyclase, with protein sequence MATLRDSLGDLVDDVDGLFLFAPSAAFYERFADVDVDLVVIADENGVGADAFVELPLDFDNVRDRIKFGVEGAMENDFAAEGDTVACTVAMFGDDIDADSLVRVRVDESMRSGIYDLFTDSRAEPGVIRDVFEVAIDLGKKGQKGKPVGALFVVGDAGKVMNKSRPLSYNPFEKSHVHVGDPIVNVMLKEFSRLDGAFVVSDSGKIVSAYRYLEPSAEGVDIPKGLGARHMAGGAITRDTNAIAIVLSESDGMVRAFKGGDLILEIDPEEY encoded by the coding sequence ATGGCGACGTTACGCGATTCTCTCGGTGACCTCGTGGACGACGTCGACGGACTGTTCCTGTTTGCCCCGTCGGCGGCGTTCTACGAGCGGTTCGCGGACGTGGACGTAGACCTGGTGGTGATCGCCGACGAGAACGGCGTGGGCGCGGACGCCTTCGTCGAACTCCCACTCGATTTCGACAACGTCCGCGACCGGATCAAGTTCGGCGTTGAGGGCGCGATGGAAAACGACTTCGCCGCCGAGGGCGACACCGTCGCCTGCACCGTCGCGATGTTCGGTGACGACATCGACGCCGACTCGCTGGTCCGGGTGCGCGTCGACGAGTCGATGCGCTCCGGCATCTACGACCTCTTCACCGACTCCCGGGCCGAACCCGGCGTCATCCGCGACGTGTTCGAAGTCGCCATCGACCTCGGGAAGAAAGGACAGAAGGGCAAGCCGGTGGGCGCCCTGTTCGTCGTCGGCGACGCGGGCAAGGTGATGAACAAGTCCCGGCCGCTCAGCTACAACCCCTTCGAGAAGAGCCACGTCCACGTCGGCGACCCCATCGTGAACGTGATGCTGAAGGAGTTCTCGCGGCTGGACGGCGCGTTCGTCGTCTCAGACTCGGGGAAAATCGTCTCCGCGTACCGCTACCTCGAACCCTCGGCCGAGGGCGTCGACATTCCCAAAGGACTGGGCGCGCGCCACATGGCCGGCGGCGCGATCACGCGGGACACGAACGCCATCGCCATCGTCCTCTCCGAATCCGACGGAATGGTCCGGGCGTTCAAGGGCGGCGATCTAATTTTGGAGATCGATCCGGAGGAGTACTGA
- a CDS encoding universal stress protein: MSLTSLGEFLGDDAPEGIPGIAGRFDGNHILVPLLTAEVPALTDQLKIATTLARATGAALSVINPVTVPEQTPRTLGGAASDATDDALLNWVFDQAADSTPQLDGDFLHTRNVVTGVLRTVRANDVDTLVLPSRSRSPRLRKGVVERIAVHADCDVVVVNGQPGYEQVPSILLPVAGGPHSGFAADLAQAVAADCDAWVDILHVVDEDVSTRRRDAATELVDDVYHRIGRLETTTTWILEADDVADAIIEQSRYYGLTIIGAPTKGRLRQFIFGSTNRSVRTNAGSVVLSVRNNSHRSTAGD, encoded by the coding sequence ATGAGCCTCACGTCGTTGGGGGAGTTCCTGGGCGACGACGCACCCGAGGGCATCCCCGGTATCGCGGGGCGCTTCGACGGCAACCACATCCTGGTTCCGCTCCTCACGGCCGAGGTGCCGGCCCTCACCGACCAGCTCAAGATCGCCACGACGCTCGCGCGGGCGACCGGCGCCGCGCTCTCCGTGATCAACCCCGTCACCGTCCCCGAACAGACACCGAGGACGCTCGGCGGCGCGGCCAGCGACGCGACGGACGACGCGCTTCTGAACTGGGTGTTCGACCAAGCAGCCGATTCGACGCCACAACTCGACGGCGACTTCCTCCACACCCGGAACGTGGTCACGGGCGTTCTCCGGACCGTTCGTGCGAACGATGTCGACACGCTCGTGCTGCCGAGTCGGTCCCGCAGTCCCCGCCTCCGCAAGGGGGTCGTCGAGCGCATCGCGGTGCATGCCGACTGCGATGTCGTCGTCGTGAACGGCCAGCCCGGATACGAGCAGGTGCCGTCGATCCTGTTGCCGGTCGCTGGCGGTCCACACTCGGGATTCGCCGCCGACCTCGCCCAGGCCGTCGCGGCCGACTGTGACGCGTGGGTCGACATTCTGCACGTCGTGGACGAAGACGTGTCCACGCGGCGACGCGACGCAGCGACGGAACTCGTCGACGATGTCTATCACCGCATCGGCCGTCTCGAAACGACGACGACGTGGATTCTAGAGGCCGACGACGTCGCGGACGCGATCATCGAGCAGTCCCGCTACTACGGGCTCACGATCATCGGCGCCCCGACCAAGGGGCGCCTCCGCCAGTTCATCTTCGGGTCGACGAACCGCTCCGTGCGGACGAACGCGGGCAGTGTCGTCCTGTCGGTGCGAAACAACAGCCATCGTTCGACGGCGGGCGACTGA
- a CDS encoding acyltransferase, protein MTDSDSEDGRRHDALDRHPTAGPRNSLWHWTDAKHPLRIVVNYLAVWLIRVSPSLRAKNWLLRRLGATVGPGVAFGLEATPDVFWPELITIHADAIVGYDATLLCHEFLTEEYRTGEVVIGERALIGAGAVVLPGVEIGADAKVAANSLVTEDVPPGTTVVGVPATPVEGGVGAVEDDD, encoded by the coding sequence GTGACCGACTCGGACTCGGAGGATGGCCGCCGACACGACGCCCTCGACCGTCATCCAACCGCCGGCCCGCGCAACTCCCTGTGGCACTGGACGGACGCCAAACACCCCCTCCGGATCGTCGTGAACTACCTCGCGGTCTGGCTGATCCGCGTCTCGCCCAGCCTGCGGGCAAAAAACTGGCTCCTCCGTCGCCTCGGCGCGACCGTCGGCCCCGGCGTCGCGTTCGGTCTCGAAGCGACGCCGGACGTGTTCTGGCCCGAACTCATCACGATCCACGCCGACGCCATCGTCGGCTACGACGCGACGCTCCTCTGTCACGAGTTCCTGACCGAGGAGTACCGGACGGGGGAGGTAGTGATCGGAGAGCGTGCGCTGATCGGCGCGGGCGCAGTCGTCCTCCCCGGCGTCGAAATCGGCGCCGACGCGAAGGTGGCAGCCAACTCGCTGGTGACCGAGGACGTGCCGCCGGGGACGACGGTGGTAGGGGTGCCGGCGACGCCGGTCGAGGGGGGCGTGGGCGCAGTCGAGGACGACGATTGA
- a CDS encoding mechanosensitive ion channel domain-containing protein — MQGGTIRELVETVPIRFWLAFATLFFGLILGWLTRILARRVLERIGVPGAIEGTAFERTAREFGTSTVDILAAIAGYFVFGLAVFAAVAVAEIQYVAQFWNAVAGFLPQLFFAVIVLIVGVLLGDKVELVVSERFRGVKIPQIGVLPLMAKYSVFYLAALIALGQVGVATDALIVLLAAYVFAIVFLGGIAFRQLLSAGAVGTYLLLNQPYTIGDEIRVGDVRGIVQEMDLFVTHVETDGEEYVFPNSKVFADGFVRIRS, encoded by the coding sequence ATGCAGGGCGGCACGATCCGCGAACTCGTCGAGACCGTGCCGATCCGGTTCTGGCTCGCCTTCGCGACCCTCTTTTTCGGCCTCATTCTCGGGTGGCTGACGCGCATCCTCGCCCGGCGGGTCCTCGAGCGGATCGGTGTCCCCGGCGCCATCGAGGGGACGGCCTTCGAGCGCACCGCCCGCGAGTTCGGCACCTCGACGGTCGACATCCTCGCCGCTATCGCGGGCTATTTCGTGTTCGGACTGGCCGTCTTCGCCGCCGTCGCCGTCGCCGAAATCCAGTACGTCGCGCAGTTCTGGAACGCCGTCGCCGGCTTCCTGCCACAGCTCTTTTTCGCCGTCATCGTCCTCATCGTCGGCGTCCTGCTCGGCGACAAGGTGGAACTGGTCGTCTCCGAGCGCTTCCGCGGCGTGAAGATTCCACAGATCGGCGTCCTTCCCCTGATGGCGAAATACAGCGTGTTCTATCTGGCCGCGCTGATCGCCCTCGGACAGGTAGGCGTCGCCACGGACGCACTGATCGTCCTGCTCGCCGCCTACGTCTTCGCCATCGTCTTCCTCGGTGGCATCGCCTTCCGCCAGCTGCTCTCCGCGGGCGCCGTCGGTACCTACCTCCTGCTCAACCAGCCCTACACCATCGGCGACGAGATTCGCGTCGGCGACGTGCGCGGCATCGTACAGGAGATGGACCTGTTCGTCACGCACGTCGAAACCGACGGCGAGGAGTACGTCTTCCCGAACAGCAAGGTGTTCGCGGACGGCTTCGTGCGGATTCGGTCGTGA